One Natrinema longum genomic window carries:
- a CDS encoding DUF7344 domain-containing protein — protein sequence MAAKSDVDTRPASVHKLLGNERRNLLIRYLSLFKENASVTVRHIARVIRGIETGTPPTQVSTGDYESAYNGLIQTHLPKLSAKGLIEYDESAKEVVVTPRLQRYASISVLAQLAISV from the coding sequence ATGGCAGCTAAGAGTGACGTCGACACCCGACCGGCTTCGGTTCACAAACTCCTCGGCAACGAACGGCGTAACCTACTCATTCGGTACCTCTCTCTGTTCAAGGAGAACGCCTCTGTAACAGTCCGTCACATCGCGAGGGTCATTCGAGGGATAGAGACCGGAACCCCGCCCACGCAGGTCAGTACAGGCGATTACGAATCAGCCTACAACGGACTGATCCAAACGCACCTCCCGAAACTCAGCGCGAAGGGCTTGATTGAGTACGATGAATCAGCGAAGGAGGTAGTGGTAACCCCCCGTCTCCAGAGGTACGCATCGATCTCTGTGCTCGCTCAACTTGCCATCTCGGTCTAA
- a CDS encoding endonuclease/exonuclease/phosphatase family protein, with the protein MEVFSWNVQGAFPPAGSPDRIDKQIQFIVENADCPDLLMLNEVTTNRRELWYNKLEGIAGYAEIVDTLDWSRKLGELDVPPFQDFNGVNGNLIAIHEDSALEDLSRQTPSISEPPFGDATRKHWDTNFPEKILNAEVDFGDTTIDLWNVRTVPGNMFGEEKIKILENVYNRILAKETGPRILAGDFNAPKAETEDGEVIPWRSEKDDALSERWQAAEYNILTGLGDVGMVDVFRTIYGYGDLGTLDISHPTGDRDTLTGKRFDHVIASESLNPEDCYYDADGLECSDHAPLFVRFSPSFST; encoded by the coding sequence ATGGAGGTTTTTTCGTGGAACGTCCAGGGTGCGTTTCCGCCGGCCGGATCACCTGACCGGATTGACAAGCAGATTCAGTTCATTGTGGAGAATGCCGACTGTCCCGATCTCCTGATGCTCAACGAAGTGACGACTAACCGGCGTGAACTCTGGTATAACAAACTGGAGGGCATTGCCGGGTATGCGGAAATCGTGGATACCTTGGATTGGAGTCGCAAACTCGGAGAGCTTGACGTGCCCCCCTTCCAAGATTTCAACGGGGTGAACGGGAATCTCATTGCGATACACGAGGATAGTGCTCTGGAAGACCTCAGTAGACAGACGCCAAGTATCAGTGAGCCCCCGTTTGGTGACGCTACCCGCAAGCACTGGGATACAAATTTCCCTGAGAAGATTCTCAACGCAGAGGTTGATTTCGGTGATACAACGATTGATCTCTGGAACGTACGGACCGTGCCTGGGAATATGTTCGGGGAGGAAAAGATCAAGATTCTGGAGAACGTATACAACCGCATTCTCGCGAAAGAGACCGGGCCCCGAATACTCGCAGGGGACTTCAACGCTCCCAAGGCTGAGACCGAAGACGGTGAGGTGATTCCGTGGCGAAGCGAGAAGGACGATGCACTATCGGAGCGATGGCAGGCCGCAGAGTACAACATTCTGACAGGTCTAGGGGATGTTGGGATGGTAGATGTCTTTCGAACGATCTACGGTTACGGTGATCTCGGTACACTAGACATCAGTCATCCTACGGGAGACCGTGATACCCTGACGGGGAAACGATTCGACCACGTGATCGCATCAGAGAGCCTGAATCCTGAGGACTGTTATTATGACGCTGATGGACTCGAATGCAGTGATCACGCTCCGCTTTTTGTCCGATTTTCGCCTAGCTTTTCTACCTGA
- a CDS encoding DEAD/DEAH box helicase, translating to MDFDPLELANSMRESYAEHYAGSQPQRAVKNLVSRYHDGSGESLEDDLPEFIRTKGPYLQVLDLPRMSDTSWETFASNHGLHDDVTETFSEAGFRSLYEFQESAVESVLEDHHTLLTASTGRGKTEGWLIPILQFITEAKAGQHDDHPPDSVKCVLTYPTKALAQDQLKRLIDYLFTLNRDRSPDEQVTVGIYDGDTKRRDPDELAYLQTTFQYFDCPCDECDSSLTVRQRDDDSFVVEPMVEHEDDLTFDFIKVTRDAIVESPADILLTNPDTINYRLFNVNGDEEQQRFVAEPKYFVFDEIHEYSELFGSFTSTLMRRYIRERQELNGYESEADDDLTIVGASATVENKRTVFQRINPFVDPDIEVVEEDERTLDAPFPVDIPDEFVSAEMSEEDLRAGDTDAARQALDAAAVEDGSEDVDDALYEHLVEDEGGPLEFVRGIYAALRETPLRPVGLRDRLIDETGLSESQAETVVANFMTIGEVSGILERRAHLFSWPLDGYYTCINCGTVYDTPQSSCTECDHHFVTKLSLCNECGEESLESWFCPNCERLAPHTVTSEEGRFEYFQRRECQCETVDGETPEMVRIYWRPYYECTDCGERQKIDHQHDCPDCDAAMVLDDSMEKHVCTNPDCDGELTVEEAREPECHSCHSTALEPLADEDVQYCTECGEVYEDPEGQECTTDDCDGELTPKRFLGWTCSDPGCDEVYFGNPPASCSCNKRKLVRSALFDINMVDECQSCGHEFLPNGPHNCNCDDPEISRRAKGYGNFRMVDDNGRIREASNFPGGLPCYHEDRRETYAKNRRYDSMLRGPANAAVTSGRYLLRSLADRDDPSTFGESKMLSFADSQSDMKELERNFREPEESFFFDQLFVDSVSSEADESGWATLSDVVECGVDDAHQYEGQLVGKDGNAPGMYEHLTGYDQSVDEYLTEELVSRVFEGKYSQRYRSNQLSDEGLVDVRLDTEIDELSEGERELLVEAIGQNHHYEPNLVDETEDGHDHLDSLVDRGILRRVEEEGSRYVMVDEDAVECAVVDNVTPTNYSPSREEYATSLEVTLGLAPDDVIEFGTTIEDRSEFSHSHYSLTAQQVSTSDPMMLLARAYYGETDRDERRKLEYQFRQGRYPHFLSSGPAMELGVDIGDLNTLLLYGTPPNANSYLQRIGRAGRASGNSLIHSVSQRNPIDYYYHEHPEELIAADPQQVPLNEVNHEVLHQSLSWAVLDWAATTRWVPWRREQSGLEDLIVCDNEPVPRTEPRPNDVMTFTGVLSSTNFQVQSWNDDAPLEALRRLLDENRDEIEQWLEDLLSFSVCSACGRKHAAGYGGECQRNDCDGVVESVLDKHGDIVEGILAGTEDKQSFEETIVDLYRDQQDDIYDDIDELDEEVSDLRREERNTRDRDEKRRLREQREQVERQLDQLNDYLDRLEDMDFGSYLNRESPAAFGLRSVGSSVDYQLVGEDFEHVSDGSRERRIALSELHPGAAYLYDSETYVVTQVYWEPLESARITDDLEDAAICPTCASEYDSDTSNCESCGTRLKPLVTQVPERVIAYQHDLPLSSTPSTQQLQPSTVYQNDTEPQSTYAPVETDAGDSFEATFSRDIVDENGTVHGQFEYGDVTLLASTSKYWATYKDGGADPLPNVFEMCGVDGCNGAIAKTGDSAYCTNNVEHPVDESEAVRPATKFSTKAARVRFDSEELEHGFAHGLRVALQYIGGVSVRQVPESIEDEGTLVYDSDEGGSGITVLLTQDDGEKFERAVELMREAFSPDESKCNCENGCPFCLYQYGCVEQNDPESFAKDELLDLLSHDLHLEPRNDE from the coding sequence ATGGATTTCGACCCACTCGAACTCGCGAACTCGATGCGCGAATCGTACGCTGAACACTACGCCGGCTCCCAGCCACAGCGAGCCGTCAAGAACCTCGTCTCGCGGTACCACGACGGGTCTGGCGAGTCACTGGAGGACGACCTTCCTGAGTTCATCCGGACGAAGGGACCCTACCTCCAGGTGCTGGATCTTCCACGGATGAGCGACACCTCTTGGGAGACGTTCGCCAGCAACCACGGCCTCCACGACGATGTCACCGAAACGTTCTCTGAGGCCGGGTTCCGATCGCTGTATGAATTTCAGGAGTCAGCGGTCGAATCGGTTCTTGAGGACCACCACACGCTCCTGACCGCAAGTACGGGTCGGGGAAAGACCGAGGGATGGCTCATCCCCATCCTCCAGTTCATTACTGAAGCAAAAGCGGGCCAGCACGACGACCATCCACCGGACAGTGTCAAGTGCGTCCTCACATACCCGACAAAAGCACTCGCACAGGACCAGTTGAAACGATTAATCGATTACCTCTTCACGCTCAACCGGGATCGATCGCCGGACGAGCAAGTAACCGTCGGTATCTACGACGGAGACACTAAGCGTCGCGACCCCGACGAACTCGCGTACCTCCAGACCACGTTCCAATACTTCGACTGCCCGTGCGACGAGTGTGATTCGTCGCTGACGGTTAGGCAGCGTGACGACGACTCGTTCGTCGTCGAACCGATGGTGGAACACGAGGACGACCTCACGTTCGATTTCATCAAGGTCACTCGTGACGCCATCGTCGAATCGCCAGCGGACATCCTGTTGACGAACCCGGACACGATCAACTACAGGCTCTTCAACGTCAACGGTGACGAGGAACAGCAGCGCTTCGTCGCCGAGCCGAAATACTTCGTGTTCGATGAGATCCACGAGTATTCCGAACTCTTCGGTTCGTTCACGTCGACGCTCATGCGCCGGTATATTCGAGAGCGGCAGGAACTCAACGGGTACGAGAGTGAGGCAGACGACGATCTCACCATCGTCGGTGCGTCGGCGACCGTGGAGAACAAACGGACGGTCTTCCAGCGCATCAATCCATTCGTCGACCCTGACATCGAAGTTGTCGAAGAAGACGAGCGTACCCTCGACGCACCGTTCCCCGTCGACATCCCCGACGAATTTGTTTCGGCAGAAATGAGCGAAGAGGATCTACGTGCCGGGGACACCGATGCCGCGAGGCAAGCACTTGACGCCGCTGCCGTAGAGGACGGTAGTGAGGACGTTGATGATGCGCTCTACGAACATTTAGTCGAGGACGAAGGCGGGCCCCTTGAGTTCGTCCGCGGGATCTACGCGGCGCTTCGTGAGACCCCACTTCGGCCAGTCGGTCTTCGGGACCGCCTGATCGACGAGACTGGGCTTTCCGAGTCCCAGGCGGAGACAGTCGTAGCGAACTTCATGACTATCGGCGAGGTGTCGGGTATTCTCGAGCGCCGCGCACACTTGTTCAGTTGGCCGCTCGACGGTTACTATACGTGTATTAACTGCGGGACTGTCTACGACACCCCGCAGTCGTCCTGTACTGAGTGCGACCACCACTTCGTAACGAAACTCTCACTATGCAACGAGTGTGGTGAAGAGTCGCTTGAATCGTGGTTCTGCCCGAACTGTGAGCGTCTCGCACCTCATACCGTCACGTCGGAAGAGGGCCGTTTCGAGTATTTCCAACGAAGAGAATGTCAGTGTGAAACCGTCGACGGCGAAACACCGGAGATGGTTCGGATTTACTGGCGACCGTACTACGAGTGTACGGACTGTGGCGAGCGTCAGAAGATTGACCACCAGCATGACTGTCCCGACTGCGACGCCGCGATGGTCCTCGACGATTCGATGGAGAAGCACGTCTGCACCAACCCAGACTGTGACGGCGAACTCACGGTTGAGGAAGCACGGGAACCCGAATGTCATTCCTGCCATTCCACTGCGTTAGAGCCGCTTGCAGACGAGGATGTTCAGTATTGCACCGAGTGTGGAGAAGTCTACGAAGATCCGGAGGGTCAGGAGTGCACTACGGACGACTGTGACGGCGAGCTCACGCCCAAACGGTTCCTCGGATGGACGTGCAGCGACCCCGGGTGCGACGAAGTGTATTTCGGTAATCCACCCGCATCGTGCAGCTGCAATAAACGGAAACTCGTTCGATCCGCGCTGTTCGACATCAACATGGTCGACGAGTGTCAGTCCTGCGGGCACGAGTTCCTTCCTAACGGCCCACACAACTGCAACTGCGACGATCCCGAGATTAGCCGCCGGGCGAAGGGCTACGGGAACTTTCGGATGGTAGACGATAACGGACGAATTAGGGAAGCGAGTAACTTCCCCGGCGGACTGCCGTGTTACCACGAAGATAGGCGAGAGACCTACGCGAAGAACCGGCGATACGACTCGATGCTCCGTGGTCCGGCTAATGCTGCTGTGACGAGCGGGCGCTATTTGTTGCGTTCACTGGCGGATCGCGACGATCCCAGTACCTTCGGAGAATCGAAGATGCTCTCGTTCGCGGACAGCCAGTCCGACATGAAGGAACTCGAGCGGAACTTCCGCGAACCCGAAGAGTCGTTCTTCTTCGACCAGTTGTTCGTAGATAGCGTCAGTTCGGAGGCCGACGAATCGGGTTGGGCAACACTGTCCGACGTCGTAGAGTGTGGAGTAGACGATGCTCACCAGTACGAAGGGCAATTAGTCGGTAAGGACGGTAACGCCCCGGGGATGTACGAACATCTGACCGGCTACGACCAGTCGGTCGACGAATACCTGACGGAAGAATTAGTGTCTCGCGTCTTTGAAGGGAAGTACAGTCAGCGTTACCGCAGTAACCAGCTTAGCGACGAGGGACTGGTCGACGTTCGGCTGGACACCGAAATTGACGAACTCAGCGAGGGCGAACGTGAGTTACTCGTAGAGGCAATCGGTCAAAACCACCATTACGAGCCAAATCTGGTGGACGAGACCGAGGACGGACACGATCATCTCGATTCCCTCGTCGATCGCGGTATTCTACGTCGCGTCGAAGAGGAGGGGAGTCGGTACGTCATGGTCGACGAAGATGCGGTCGAATGTGCTGTCGTCGACAACGTGACGCCGACAAACTACAGTCCGAGCCGAGAGGAATACGCGACCTCGCTCGAAGTCACTCTAGGGCTCGCACCGGATGATGTCATCGAGTTCGGAACGACAATAGAGGACCGGTCAGAGTTCTCTCACTCCCACTACTCCCTGACTGCTCAACAGGTTTCGACGTCCGACCCGATGATGTTGCTCGCGCGGGCATACTACGGTGAGACTGATCGCGACGAGCGGCGAAAACTGGAGTACCAGTTCCGACAGGGGCGGTATCCACACTTCCTCTCGTCTGGGCCGGCGATGGAGTTAGGTGTCGACATCGGCGACCTCAACACGCTCCTCCTGTACGGGACCCCGCCGAACGCCAACTCGTATCTTCAGCGAATTGGACGTGCGGGTCGGGCTTCGGGCAATTCCCTCATTCACTCGGTCAGCCAGCGGAACCCCATCGATTACTACTACCACGAACACCCAGAGGAACTCATCGCGGCCGACCCCCAGCAGGTTCCGCTCAACGAGGTGAACCACGAAGTGCTCCACCAGTCGCTTTCGTGGGCCGTCCTCGACTGGGCTGCGACGACCCGATGGGTCCCATGGCGCCGCGAACAGAGCGGTCTCGAAGACCTCATCGTCTGTGACAACGAGCCAGTACCGCGAACGGAGCCCCGACCGAACGACGTGATGACGTTCACCGGGGTGCTTTCGTCCACGAACTTCCAGGTTCAGAGTTGGAACGATGATGCTCCACTCGAAGCACTTCGGAGGCTCCTCGACGAGAACCGGGACGAAATCGAGCAGTGGTTGGAGGACCTCCTGTCGTTCAGCGTTTGTTCAGCGTGTGGTCGAAAGCACGCCGCTGGCTACGGCGGGGAGTGTCAGCGTAACGACTGTGACGGTGTCGTCGAGTCGGTTCTCGATAAGCATGGGGACATCGTCGAAGGGATCCTCGCCGGAACCGAGGACAAACAGAGCTTCGAGGAGACTATCGTCGATCTCTATCGCGACCAGCAAGACGACATCTACGACGACATCGATGAACTTGACGAGGAAGTAAGCGATCTACGACGAGAAGAACGGAACACTCGCGATCGCGACGAAAAGCGCCGCCTACGAGAACAGCGAGAGCAGGTCGAGCGTCAACTCGACCAACTGAACGACTATCTCGACCGACTCGAGGACATGGACTTCGGTAGCTATCTGAACCGGGAGAGTCCTGCTGCGTTCGGATTGCGGTCGGTTGGTAGCTCGGTCGATTACCAGCTCGTCGGTGAAGACTTCGAGCACGTCAGCGACGGGTCACGCGAGCGCCGTATCGCTCTCTCTGAACTCCATCCTGGCGCTGCGTATCTCTACGACAGCGAGACCTACGTCGTGACACAGGTGTACTGGGAGCCGCTGGAATCTGCACGCATCACTGACGACCTCGAAGATGCGGCTATCTGTCCGACGTGTGCTTCCGAGTACGATAGCGACACCTCCAACTGCGAGTCGTGCGGGACGCGACTAAAGCCGCTCGTCACTCAGGTCCCGGAGCGAGTGATCGCGTATCAGCACGATCTCCCGCTCAGTTCGACGCCGAGTACCCAGCAACTTCAACCCTCGACGGTCTATCAGAACGATACGGAACCCCAGAGCACGTACGCTCCTGTCGAAACCGATGCCGGCGATTCGTTCGAGGCGACGTTCTCCCGGGACATCGTCGACGAAAACGGGACCGTCCACGGACAGTTCGAGTACGGAGACGTCACGCTACTCGCCTCGACGAGCAAATACTGGGCGACCTACAAGGACGGTGGAGCAGACCCGTTACCGAACGTGTTTGAGATGTGCGGTGTCGACGGATGTAACGGAGCAATCGCGAAAACTGGAGACTCGGCATACTGTACGAACAACGTCGAACATCCTGTCGATGAGAGCGAGGCTGTCCGGCCCGCAACGAAGTTCTCTACGAAGGCGGCCCGGGTACGCTTCGACAGCGAAGAACTCGAACACGGCTTCGCTCACGGCCTCCGAGTCGCACTCCAGTACATCGGCGGCGTTAGCGTCAGGCAGGTTCCGGAATCCATCGAGGACGAAGGAACACTAGTCTACGATTCCGACGAAGGCGGAAGCGGCATCACCGTGCTGCTAACTCAAGATGACGGAGAGAAATTCGAACGCGCCGTCGAACTCATGCGTGAGGCGTTTTCACCGGACGAGTCGAAGTGTAACTGCGAGAATGGATGTCCGTTCTGCCTCTACCAGTATGGGTGTGTAGAGCAGAACGACCCCGAATCGTTTGCAAAGGACGAACTGCTAGACCTGCTATCTCACGATCTTCACCTCGAACCGAGGAACGATGAGTAA